The following nucleotide sequence is from Salinispirillum sp. LH 10-3-1.
GCCACCAACACCGCTTCAACCCCCCAAGTCAGCATGCCTACACGGCGTGGTTCGGTCGCGTCAGAGACGACAAAGGTCTTACCGCAGCTAAGCTTGTACAGTTTGAGGATGAGCATACTGTTGATACTCACGCCAAAGATGACCAGCAAGGCACCCAAAACAACGTAGCTGACGATGAGTGTAAGCAGAATAGGAATGAGCAGCGCATAGCGTTCTGGTACGGCGAGTAATACGCCACGGCCGAGTGCATCAAAACTGACCGACAACAATAACGGCATTAGGGCCACCAACCCAGCGACCGACAAGACACGCACCGCTACCTGCCAGCGCGAACCCTGTGTGAGTGTATTGCTGCGCTGCAATGAGGCCCACGGCGAGCGGCCTTCCAACAACATGACGGGCAAGGCCAGAATCCAACGAAAGTACAGCCCGCTGTTGAGGGCCAGCATGATCAACAACAGCGGTATGGCCATGGCAAAAAACCACCACAGCTCGGTGGGGCGGCCTTTGATCACGTAATAGATGTCATAACCGCCGAGTTGCCATTGAAAGGCCAACACTAAGAGCACCAACCAAGGCAAGGCTAACAGTGAATGTACAGCCACTTGTAAGCTGGCGAGCGGCAGTAACTTGGGGAGTCGGCGTGCCAACAGCCACAGCGCAGAGGCCGCCGAATGGTAATGCCCGTTAGCGCGGGGCGAAGCAATCAGCATCATCCCGGCGTGTTGCAGAAAAAAGAACACCGCCGCCAAGGTGCCAGAGACCAACACCCATAGCAGGCCAGCCGGTGTAATTAGAAAGCGCACCATGTCTTCGTTGCCGAGCATGGTGGCGCCACTGAGGCGCACCAGTCCGCTCAGGAGCCAGGCAGAGAATGGGGCCAGGGTGCTCAGCGTCAACAGAGCAAAGTACACATGAAACGCCAGCAATGGCCGCCAATGGTAGCGAATGCTGGCGAGAATGGATTGTGCTAGGCGACGTGTTTGAATCATTCGAGTCCTGTTTGTTTGCGGGTATGCCCGTTACAGAAAAGCCTCCGCACCACACGCCGGCAGGTGTGAACGCCTGCCCTACGACAACTCGGTGATGGTTTCCAAACCTTTTAAGGTTTGCACCACCGCGTGCGCCGCTTCCTGCCCTTTCTTCACGAAATGCTCGCGATAAAACTTCACATGCTCTTCATGACCATGGAAATCATGCGGGGTCAGCACCACAGAAAACACCGGCACATCGGTGTCGAGCTGCACGCGCATCAGGCCGTCGATCACGGCGGTAGCGACAAAGTCGTGACGATAAATACCGCCATTTACCACCAAGCCTAGCGCAACAATCGCATCGTAGCGACCGGTTTCGGCCAAGCGTTTGGCGTGCAGTGGTATCTCAAACGCACCGGGCACAGCAAACTCGTCAACGGCAAGCGATACAGCGGATTGATCAAGCGTTTCCACTAAGGACTGCCGCGCTTGGCCGACGATATCAGCATGCCACGAGGCGGATATGACCGCAATACGACCGGTGGAGTTGGACGCATTATGCGGTGTCGACGGGGTATTCTGAAACTGATTCATGGGTTTCCTCATTAAGGGATAATTGACCAGAATCAGGGCACGCGAAAACACAGACAGACACCCACGGGGATGCCTGATCATGCACGTCGCGATCTCTTTCATCCGGACTGTAACCGTCGGCTCTGGCATCGCACCAGATCTGCTGACCCTCAGTTTCCCTAAGGAGACTAAGGCGCTCGCGGGCTCCTGTGTCTAGCAGCCTTTCGGACTGGGCACAGATACCGCCGGTGGGGAATTTCGCCCCGCCCTGAGAACGCTGCCGGACTTGTCGTCCGGCGGAGGCATTCTAAAACAATGCCACACGATTACAACCTAACACGCCTATAGAGTCCGCCTATAGGGAGCATCTACATACAAAGCTGCGCGCCCGGCTCGCCAACGGCCTCGTCACTGGCGATCATGGCCAGTGTGACACCCGGATGCACCATATAGGCATGACTCAGGTTGAACAGCAGTCCGCTGACGGGCGCTTCAACGGCAACGCGCTGCGGCGTTTCACGATCCAACAAAACGATGTCGGCAAAATGTTCACCTTGGCGTACGCGGCTGCCCAGCGGTTTATGATGCACCAGAATGCCGTTGGCCGTGCTCTGCACCAGTTTGACCTGCTCAACATCGAAGCGCTCGGGCGTACCGGCCATCGGCTGCGGCTCTGCCCCACTGTCTGACACAAAACCTTGGTGCTCCAGGAAGGCCAACAGACCTTCCGCATCTCGCTTAGCCAACGCATCGTTCACGTCCTGCACGCCACGCAACTCTAAGGTGGCCGCGAAACAAGGGCGCGCAAAGGGCGCCGAGGTCTTATCACCCAATACCACCCAAGGCTGTGTGTGGGTACCGTCGAAGGCAACCGTGCCCCGCACATCTTCTTCCAGACTCAAGGGAAAGCCCAAGCAGTGTGCCAAGGCTTGCCCCTGCTCTACTTGGTGTTTGCCGTAAAACAGATAGGGCATGGCACCAAAGTCGCAATGCAGATCCAGCATCACCGTCGCGTCAATCGACTCAGTCAACAAGGCTTTGTGCAGAGCATGCACTTCATATTCAGTCGTCTTCTCGCTCACCAGCGCACGCAACGCAGCGCGCACGAGCTGATCGTTGGCTGCAGCATCGTCGGTCAATTGCGGGGTTACGCGGGCCACCAGTTCTTCAGCCGACAACGCCATGCCACGGTTAAAGTTCTGCCCGGTAACCAGGTCGTAGCGACCAGGAAACACACCAAATACGCGCTGATTCATCCCCAGTGGATTGGCGTAAGGCACAACCCGGATGGTTTGGTGAATTTTGCCCGCTTGCTCCAACTCCGCCAGTTTCTGCAACAGATGTTGCACTACCAGCAGGCCCGGCCATTCATCGGCATGCAGCCCGGCCTGAATATAAGCAATGTGCTCGCCCGCACCGAATTCATGCACCGTTAGGTAGCGTTCATGTCCCGGTGCCGGGGCGGTCAAAGGGATACGACGAACGCTCATAGTCCGTTCCTCATCATGTTTCACTCATCAATTTGGCAAAACGGGAGTTTACTGAGCTGTTGGGTAGGTGTCACTTTACGGATAAGTGCGCACTGTTGAACTATAGTATGACTATCCCTTCGGAATTGAGCATCTTCGTTCCTAATCGACACAACTAGCGCCATTTAGCCATACAGTGCTATTTGGAATCAGGGGCTGCCATGCTGGCCCATTTCGCGCAAAAGCCGCGCAAAGCCGCATGGTTGCTGACCATTCACGAAACGAATGCCGAAAATACGGCATATAAATTTTCGCTATACCCCTCATAGCGCATAGATTAAGCCCATCGACGGATCGCCGCTGAGCACCCAGCACCGCCGCGACGGACTTTAAACATAACTAGAAGGTAAATCACATGACATACCGTAACGACATCGACTCAGTCGCCTCTGTTTTGAAGCAGAACCCAACGTGGAATGCCATCAAGCCCGAGCATGCGGCTCGCATGCGCGCCCAGAACAAATTCCAAACTGGACTGGATATCGCCAAGTATACAGCGAAGATAATGCGTGAAGACATGGCCGCGTACGACAAAGACACGTCCAAGTACACTCAGTCTTTGGGTTGCTGGCACGGTTTCATCGGCCAACAGAAAATGATTTCTATCAAGAAGCATTTCCAAACCACCAAGCGCAGCTACCTGTACCTGTCTGGCTGGATGGTTGCCGCTCTGCGTTCTGAGTTTGGCCCTCTGCCTGACCAGTCCATGCATGAAAAGACTTCTGTACCGGCCTTGATCGAAGAGCTGTACACCTTCTTGCGCCAAGCCGATGCTTGGGAACTGAACCACCTGTTCCGTGAACTGGAAGCCGCTAACGAAGCAGGCGACCAAGTGAAAGCGCGCAGCATTGAGCAGAAAATCGACAACCACGAAACGCACATCGTACCTATTATTGCCGACATCGACGCCGGTTTTGGTAACGCTGAAGCGACTTACCTGCTGTCGAAGAAAATGATCGAAGCCGGTGCGTGCTGCATCCAGATCGAAAACCAAGTATCTGACGAGAAGCAGTGCGGCCACCAAGACGGCAAAGTGACTGTTCCACACGCTGACTTTTTGGCGAAGATCAACGCAGTACGTCTGGCCTTCTTGGAATTGGGTGTGGACGACGGCGTCATCGTAGCCCGTACCGACTCCTTGGGTGCTGGCCTGACCAAGCAAATCGCCGTAACCAATGAGCCAGGCGACTTGGGCGACCAGTACAACAGCTTCATCGATGGCGAAGAGATCTCTAGCGCTGCCGACATCAACAACGGCGACGTGGTGATCAAGCAAAACGGCAAGCTGATCAAGCCGAAGCGTTTGGCTTCTGGTTTGTTCCAGTTCAAAGCCGGTTCCGGTGAAGACCGCGTAGTCATGGACTGCATCGCCAGCCTGCAAAACGGTGCCGACCTGCTGTGGATCGAAACTGAAAAGCCACACGTTGGTCAGATCGCTGGCATGGTTAATCGCATTAAAGAAGTCGTGCCTGATGCCAAGCTGGTGTACAACAACAGTCCATCGTTCAACTGGACGCTGAACTTCCGTCAGCAAGTGTTCGACGCCATGCAAGCCGAAGGCAAAGACGTTTCTGCCTACGACCGTGCCGACCTGATGAACGTGAAGTACGACGACACCGAGCTGGGTAAAACCGCCGACGAGTGGACTGCCAACTTCCAGCGCGATTCTGCCCGTGAAGCCGGTATCTTCCACCACCTGATCACTCTGCCGACGTACCACACGGCTGCTTTGTCTACCGACAACCTGGCCAAAGGCTACTTTGGCGAAGAAGGTATGCTGGCTTACGTGAAAGGTGTGCAGCGTGAAGAACTGCGCCAAGGTATCGCGACCGTTAAGCACCAAGACATGGCCGGTTCAAACATCGGTGACGACCACAAAGAGTTCTTCGCTGGTGAAGCGGCGTTGAAGGCAGGTGGTAAAGACAACACGATGAACCAGTTCGGCTAGAAAACCTGCGAGATTGGAGCAGGCCTGACCTGCTCTCCTATCAACTACACGCTATCAACTATGCCCCTTGCGGCGTCCGAGTGATCGGGCGCCGTTTTTTTATGTGCCTTGGCTTGGGTTATACTGCGCGACAACGACTAACCGATTCAAAGCCATGACCAGCATACAACTGTGCCCCTGCGGTAGCGGACAAACCTATCGACGCTGCTGTCGCCCCTTCCACAAGGGTACCGCTGCACCCACCCCGGAAATACTCATGCGCTCGCGTTACAGTGCGTTCGTACTTGGCCTGACCTCATACCTCAAAGACAGCTGGCACAACAGCACGCGTCCATCAGACCTAACGCTGACTGACAACCCACAATGGCTAAAGCTGGAAGTTTTGGCCGCCGCGATGACCGACCACACGGGCACCGTGCATTTCAAAGCACACTATCAGGAAGGTGGGGCTATGGGTTGCTTGGAAGAACGGTCGAATTTTGTGCGTGAACATGGCCGCTGGTATTACGTGGACGGCGAGATACTCTGAGCCGAGAAAACCACATACTTTCCTGCCGGTTAAAAGACACTGTCGCCTAGGCACCTATAAGTGAGCTGGAACTAACTCCTATAATGCGACAGTGCATTATAGGAGGCATCGCCATGAACAATAATAACCAGGCGCGCTACAGTCACCCCGCAACATCTGTAACTCAGTCCGCTTGTCGCCTGCTTTTGCGAGTATTGGGCTGGCACATTGCCCCCTTCCCCGACGTTAATAAAGCGGTGGTGGTCGGTGGGCCGCACACGTCAAATTGGGATGGCTTACTGGGCTTGGTCGGCGGAGCAGCGTTGGGATTACAGGTCAACATCATGATCAAAGCCAACCTGTTCTTTTGGCCATTGGGGCCACTGATGCGGCGCTTTGGCGCCATTCCAATCAACCGGCAACAGAACTCGGGAGTGGTCGAGCAAGCGGTCGCGCAAATTAAACAACGTGACCGAATGATCATGGTGGTGACACCGGAAGGCACCCGCAGCAACGCACCGAAGTGGAAAACCGGCTTTTACCACATTGCGTTACAAGCCGAAGTGCCTATCGTTGTGGCAACCGCTGACTATGGAAAGAAAGAAATCACCTACCCGGCGGTGGTCATGCCGAGCGGTGACATTGATGCGGATTTTGAGTCATTCTATTCGCTGTTTGCCAACGTCACACCCAAACACCCAAGCAAGCTGTCAGCGCCGGTTAAGGAAAAATACCTAACCCGTCGGAACAGTGTATGACGAGGTAGTGGTTATGAATCAACGCGGAGGTTGCTCTGCTAAACGTGCAGCCTCTGCCCATGGCACTGGTTTAGACCAGAAAAAACCTTGAAAGAGATCACAACCTTGCCTCACCAGCTCTGAGGACTGTGCCGAGTCTTCCACGCCCTCGGCCACCACTTTCATGTCGAGCGCCTTAGCCAATGCAATGATGGCTTTTACAATGGCGCGATCGGACGCACGATCCACTACGTGAGCCACAAAGGACTGATCTATCTTCAATACGCTCAATGGTAAATGCTGCAAATACGATAACGATGAATAACCGGTACCAAAGTCATCCATAGCGATTAAAAACCCGGCACGATGCAACGATTCCAAACGCTCTTGGACAATCGACAGATTACCCTGCAGCGCCGACTCGGTAATCTCCAACTCTATCCACCGGGGATCAACGGACGTCGACGCCAGTTGCTCAATCAGCCAATCGGCATAGTCAGGCTCCAAAAACTCGCGAGGACTCACATTGATTGCAATGGGCACCATGCGCATACCAGTCGTTAAATTGTGCAATTGCATGGACACTACCTGCTGCACTACCCAGCGCCCAAGCGCGACGATCTGGCCTGTAGATTCCGACAGTTCAATAAAATCGCCAGGCTGCAATAAACCTTGCTCGGGGTGATTCCAGCGTATCAAGGCCTCATACCCCTGCACCACTCCAAGAGTATCAACCTTGGGCTGGAAAAAAAGTTCTAGCTCGTTCTCCTTAGTCAGCGCCACCGAGAGGTCGAACTCCAACGCTGTGCGCTTGGTCAAGTGCTCCTGCATTTCCGGTTCAAAGAAATGCAAGCGATTGCGTCCTTGCTCCTTAGACTGGTACATAGCCAAATCAGCCGAGGATAATAAGTCATCGACTGTATGATGTTCTTTACCAAATATCATTGCGCCAACACTGACTGTAATACCATAGGTTTGCTGACCGAGCTGGAAGGGTTGGCGCACTGTCTCGAGAATCTTTTCACCCAGCTGCTCTATATGCAGCGCTGCCGTTGCTTTGTCCGTACCTAGGTTTCGAACCAACAAAATGAACTCATCACCACCCTGGCGTGCGAGTGTGTCTGTCGACCTCAAATGACTTTTCAGTCGCCCGGCAAATTGCTGCAGCAATGAATCCCCTTTTGAATGCCCCAGCGTGTCATTCAGCTTTTTAAAGAAATCTAGATCCATGAACAACAGTGCAGAATAATTACCCAAACGCTCCGCATCGGCTTGCGCCGTCAAAATATGCTCAATCATCAGGCGCCTGTTCGCCAACCCGGTCAGTGGGTCGTAAAATGCTAAACGATGCACCTGCTCCTGAGCCTGCACCCGATCCGTCACATCGCTAAAGCTGGCAATATAGTGGGTAATCTCACCCACCGGATCATAAACCGCATTAATAACTGCGTGCTCGGCAAAAACTTCTCCATTTTTCCGTTTATTCCAAATCTCTCCCGACCAAGTACCAAAGGTTTGTATGCAACGCCACAGCTCTCGGTAAAACGTCTCATCATGCTTGCCTGAACTCAGAATCTTAGGATTACACCCCAAGACCTCTTTTTCCGTGTAGCCCGTAATGTCAGTAAATGCAGCATTCACGCGCACGATTTGATGACCGGCATCAGTAATCATAATGGCCTCGCGCGTATGAAACGCAATGGCCGAAAGATGCTGGTCTGCGAGTGAATCCTTCAATTGTCGCTGTGAGCGCATCAGCTGCCTGTAGGGTTCGGTGACCGCTTCGTAAAAGAAGCTGCGGAATAAAAAAGCGTATCCCGTAATCTTCAGTACGTGGCCCATTAAGTTGTAGAGATCATAAGGATTACCGTACAGAGTGAAAAAGAATTCACTAAACGCCAGCTGCACCAAAGCGCCGAATAATAATGCAGGCTGGAACCCCCGCAGCGAGTGATAGCGCACTGTTACTAAGCAGGCTGCACATAGATGCAATACGATCACTAAGTACTCGACAGAGACCTTAAACGGCGTCAGCCCCTGTTCTTGTATAAAGGTACGGGGGACGGTGCTGGGAAACACCAGAAACCAAACATGCATACTGACGATGTACAAAAACGATAGCCCTAGTACAGTAAAGAAGGCCCCTTGACGCACCACGCGGTCACTGAAGGGCAAAACAATCAGTAACAACGCCACGGCCAGTACCATTCGAGCAGCTAACCAAAAATTGATCGCCTTCTCTGCCGAATTGGGCGTGAAATAATCAGGCATACCGGCATACGACATTGTATGAGAGAAATCGAGCAGCGCGACGGCAAAAAAAGCAGTGGCAACGACTACCAAACGCAATGTTGGTGCGACACTTGTTTGTGACCAACCAACTGTAAAAATGATGACTGCGATGGCAATGGCGGAAAATTCCAACGCGGTATGAAGTGGCAAGTAGGTAGAAACAGGCAGTGCGGGCGTTGTTAAGCCCAACCAGGCAGGTACAAAAGTCACCAAACCTAACACCGCGAGAAAGATTAATACGCGTCGCAACGCCTTAGACTGCCGTACCTCGTCGAAGAAACTTCGGTACTGCGCTTCATCCTGCAGCGACAGAGAACGCATGTTAGGGGTTCGGGAATTAGCCATGCGACACCTCATGGTTTAATGCAATCCTGACCTATCCCTTACATTCTGCCTTCATATTAGACAAATAGAAACTAAGATGACGTGGCTTTAGTGACCTGCATCAAAGGCGCCTCTAGTATTCGCTTAGGCTCCGCCAAATAACATTTGATTCAAAAACAGTATGACGGGCAACACAAGCATCGCCAACAGCGTTTGTGCGGTGATGATCGCTGCCATTAAAGGCGCGTCGCCACCTAACTGACGCGCCAAGATGTAGGCTGATGTTGCCGTCGGCATAGCCGCAAACAGCAACAGCACGCTTTGCTCCTGCACGCTTAAACCCAGCAATACACTGAACCCGATAGCCACCAAAGGCATTGCCACAAACTTCAGCAGACTGGCGTACACCAACGGCATCTTTCCCGCACGCAAGGCATCAAGGTTCAACGCCACACCCACCGCCAACAATCCCAGCGGCAATGCAGAACGTGCCAGAATCTCTACCGTTAACCGGCTCCAACCCGGCAAACCAATGCCCGTCACATTCAACACAATGCCCGCCACACAGCCCAGAATCAGCGGGTTTTTACCAATAGCGGCTACGGTTGATAAAACACTCGCCCGTTCATCTCCGGCATAAAATGCAAACACCGACACACACAGCACATTCAGCAGCGGAATCATCAACGCCATGATCACCGCCGCCAGCGCCAAACCGGAACTGCCAAACAGCTCCGAGGCCACCGCCAGCACAATGAACGAGTTGAAGCGCATACC
It contains:
- a CDS encoding AEC family transporter, whose protein sequence is MWPLINALGPVFLVILLGVALRRLAFPTFDFWPQLERLVYFVLFPAMLVSELATADFSGLAVSRVLLAVLGMLAVMTVVTIVLKPVVSKSGTQFTSVFQGGMRFNSFIVLAVASELFGSSGLALAAVIMALMIPLLNVLCVSVFAFYAGDERASVLSTVAAIGKNPLILGCVAGIVLNVTGIGLPGWSRLTVEILARSALPLGLLAVGVALNLDALRAGKMPLVYASLLKFVAMPLVAIGFSVLLGLSVQEQSVLLLFAAMPTATSAYILARQLGGDAPLMAAIITAQTLLAMLVLPVILFLNQMLFGGA
- a CDS encoding lysophospholipid acyltransferase family protein, translated to MNNNNQARYSHPATSVTQSACRLLLRVLGWHIAPFPDVNKAVVVGGPHTSNWDGLLGLVGGAALGLQVNIMIKANLFFWPLGPLMRRFGAIPINRQQNSGVVEQAVAQIKQRDRMIMVVTPEGTRSNAPKWKTGFYHIALQAEVPIVVATADYGKKEITYPAVVMPSGDIDADFESFYSLFANVTPKHPSKLSAPVKEKYLTRRNSV
- a CDS encoding 6,7-dimethyl-8-ribityllumazine synthase — its product is MNQFQNTPSTPHNASNSTGRIAVISASWHADIVGQARQSLVETLDQSAVSLAVDEFAVPGAFEIPLHAKRLAETGRYDAIVALGLVVNGGIYRHDFVATAVIDGLMRVQLDTDVPVFSVVLTPHDFHGHEEHVKFYREHFVKKGQEAAHAVVQTLKGLETITELS
- a CDS encoding succinylglutamate desuccinylase/aspartoacylase family protein, which codes for MSVRRIPLTAPAPGHERYLTVHEFGAGEHIAYIQAGLHADEWPGLLVVQHLLQKLAELEQAGKIHQTIRVVPYANPLGMNQRVFGVFPGRYDLVTGQNFNRGMALSAEELVARVTPQLTDDAAANDQLVRAALRALVSEKTTEYEVHALHKALLTESIDATVMLDLHCDFGAMPYLFYGKHQVEQGQALAHCLGFPLSLEEDVRGTVAFDGTHTQPWVVLGDKTSAPFARPCFAATLELRGVQDVNDALAKRDAEGLLAFLEHQGFVSDSGAEPQPMAGTPERFDVEQVKLVQSTANGILVHHKPLGSRVRQGEHFADIVLLDRETPQRVAVEAPVSGLLFNLSHAYMVHPGVTLAMIASDEAVGEPGAQLCM
- a CDS encoding glycerophosphodiester phosphodiesterase family protein, with product MIQTRRLAQSILASIRYHWRPLLAFHVYFALLTLSTLAPFSAWLLSGLVRLSGATMLGNEDMVRFLITPAGLLWVLVSGTLAAVFFFLQHAGMMLIASPRANGHYHSAASALWLLARRLPKLLPLASLQVAVHSLLALPWLVLLVLAFQWQLGGYDIYYVIKGRPTELWWFFAMAIPLLLIMLALNSGLYFRWILALPVMLLEGRSPWASLQRSNTLTQGSRWQVAVRVLSVAGLVALMPLLLSVSFDALGRGVLLAVPERYALLIPILLTLIVSYVVLGALLVIFGVSINSMLILKLYKLSCGKTFVVSDATEPRRVGMLTWGVEAVLVALALGQLAYAVQAFKPQDTALNIAHRGSSWLAPENSLAAIERAIADGADYIELDVRATADGVLVLLHDRDLLRVAGDRRAIWEVPYAELAAMDAGSWFAPEFRGEPVPTLAAAIELIGDRAQLYLEIKPAPQMPNLTRDVVAELQALDYVDRTILAALSPSILHEAKRLEPGLRTSLLVHSAIGVQAGQPFDILALRDATVTPSRLREMRRDGQALHVWTLNDARSMSRFLDMGVDGIITDRPEVLAEVLAERATLSDAERLVLRLRHWVW
- a CDS encoding EAL domain-containing protein; this translates as MANSRTPNMRSLSLQDEAQYRSFFDEVRQSKALRRVLIFLAVLGLVTFVPAWLGLTTPALPVSTYLPLHTALEFSAIAIAVIIFTVGWSQTSVAPTLRLVVVATAFFAVALLDFSHTMSYAGMPDYFTPNSAEKAINFWLAARMVLAVALLLIVLPFSDRVVRQGAFFTVLGLSFLYIVSMHVWFLVFPSTVPRTFIQEQGLTPFKVSVEYLVIVLHLCAACLVTVRYHSLRGFQPALLFGALVQLAFSEFFFTLYGNPYDLYNLMGHVLKITGYAFLFRSFFYEAVTEPYRQLMRSQRQLKDSLADQHLSAIAFHTREAIMITDAGHQIVRVNAAFTDITGYTEKEVLGCNPKILSSGKHDETFYRELWRCIQTFGTWSGEIWNKRKNGEVFAEHAVINAVYDPVGEITHYIASFSDVTDRVQAQEQVHRLAFYDPLTGLANRRLMIEHILTAQADAERLGNYSALLFMDLDFFKKLNDTLGHSKGDSLLQQFAGRLKSHLRSTDTLARQGGDEFILLVRNLGTDKATAALHIEQLGEKILETVRQPFQLGQQTYGITVSVGAMIFGKEHHTVDDLLSSADLAMYQSKEQGRNRLHFFEPEMQEHLTKRTALEFDLSVALTKENELELFFQPKVDTLGVVQGYEALIRWNHPEQGLLQPGDFIELSESTGQIVALGRWVVQQVVSMQLHNLTTGMRMVPIAINVSPREFLEPDYADWLIEQLASTSVDPRWIELEITESALQGNLSIVQERLESLHRAGFLIAMDDFGTGYSSLSYLQHLPLSVLKIDQSFVAHVVDRASDRAIVKAIIALAKALDMKVVAEGVEDSAQSSELVRQGCDLFQGFFWSKPVPWAEAARLAEQPPR
- a CDS encoding isocitrate lyase, whose protein sequence is MTYRNDIDSVASVLKQNPTWNAIKPEHAARMRAQNKFQTGLDIAKYTAKIMREDMAAYDKDTSKYTQSLGCWHGFIGQQKMISIKKHFQTTKRSYLYLSGWMVAALRSEFGPLPDQSMHEKTSVPALIEELYTFLRQADAWELNHLFRELEAANEAGDQVKARSIEQKIDNHETHIVPIIADIDAGFGNAEATYLLSKKMIEAGACCIQIENQVSDEKQCGHQDGKVTVPHADFLAKINAVRLAFLELGVDDGVIVARTDSLGAGLTKQIAVTNEPGDLGDQYNSFIDGEEISSAADINNGDVVIKQNGKLIKPKRLASGLFQFKAGSGEDRVVMDCIASLQNGADLLWIETEKPHVGQIAGMVNRIKEVVPDAKLVYNNSPSFNWTLNFRQQVFDAMQAEGKDVSAYDRADLMNVKYDDTELGKTADEWTANFQRDSAREAGIFHHLITLPTYHTAALSTDNLAKGYFGEEGMLAYVKGVQREELRQGIATVKHQDMAGSNIGDDHKEFFAGEAALKAGGKDNTMNQFG
- a CDS encoding YchJ family protein, with product MTSIQLCPCGSGQTYRRCCRPFHKGTAAPTPEILMRSRYSAFVLGLTSYLKDSWHNSTRPSDLTLTDNPQWLKLEVLAAAMTDHTGTVHFKAHYQEGGAMGCLEERSNFVREHGRWYYVDGEIL